In the Streptomyces formicae genome, one interval contains:
- a CDS encoding IucA/IucC family protein, whose amino-acid sequence MPNPPARQIPHPSAELFDPPELNQDRWQRAGRRLLAKMLGEFAYEEIIRPVPEALGEADTYRLDLESTEVGQALAQIGHYGTYLTFGARRGAYGSWCVDPDSVALAECGGQPEPFGDPLRFLALARRTLRLDGATLGHLIRELNITLCADTKIDNTALTAGELADLSYADLEGHQTGHPWLVLNKGRIGFSASDTDRWAPEARRATTLPWIAVHTDLGLYRGVTGLETAQQLYARELSATTQEAFADLLCARGLDPQDYLYLPIHPWQWDDVVLPLFASSVAAGTIVPLTTDGDLRLPQQSIRTFLNTSRPDRHTVKLPLSVLNTLVWRGLPTVRTLAAPAVTAWMHQLRDTDPFLRDECRVILLGEVASVAVEHPVYDALPEVPYQYRELLGAIWREPLTRYLAPGERARTLASLLHTDPDGRTFVRELVERSGLAPDVWLRRLFAALLPPLLHFLYRYGTVFSPHGENAIVVFDDDDVPVRLAVKDFVDDVNVSAESLPEHDFMPDDVRNVLLTEQPGFLTQFIHSGLFVGVFRYLAPLCQEQLGVPERDFWSFVRAEILRHQARAPEMKERYEMFDLLTPRIERLCLNRNRLHLDGYRDRPERPHAAVHGTVPNPLHQP is encoded by the coding sequence GTGCCGAATCCGCCCGCCCGTCAGATTCCCCACCCTTCCGCCGAGCTCTTCGACCCACCCGAGCTGAACCAGGACAGGTGGCAACGGGCGGGACGCCGCCTGCTCGCCAAGATGCTCGGGGAGTTCGCGTACGAGGAGATCATCAGGCCCGTGCCGGAAGCCCTTGGCGAGGCGGACACCTACCGCCTCGATCTCGAATCCACCGAGGTGGGGCAGGCGCTGGCCCAGATCGGCCACTACGGCACGTACCTCACCTTCGGCGCCCGCCGCGGCGCGTACGGCAGTTGGTGTGTGGACCCGGACAGCGTGGCTCTCGCCGAGTGCGGCGGGCAGCCCGAGCCCTTCGGCGACCCCCTGCGCTTCCTCGCCCTCGCCCGCCGGACCCTGCGCCTCGACGGCGCCACCCTCGGCCACCTCATCCGCGAGCTGAACATCACGCTCTGTGCCGACACCAAGATCGACAACACCGCGCTCACCGCCGGCGAGCTGGCCGATCTCAGCTACGCGGACCTGGAAGGACACCAGACAGGCCACCCCTGGCTCGTCCTCAACAAGGGGCGCATCGGCTTCTCCGCGAGCGACACCGACCGGTGGGCGCCGGAAGCCCGCCGTGCCACCACGCTGCCGTGGATCGCCGTCCACACGGACCTCGGCCTCTACCGTGGCGTCACCGGACTGGAGACCGCGCAGCAGCTCTACGCCCGCGAACTGTCGGCCACCACGCAGGAAGCCTTCGCGGACTTACTTTGCGCGCGTGGGCTCGACCCACAGGACTACCTCTACCTTCCGATCCATCCCTGGCAGTGGGACGACGTCGTCTTGCCGCTCTTCGCCTCTTCCGTGGCCGCGGGCACCATCGTGCCGCTCACCACCGACGGAGACCTGCGCCTTCCCCAGCAGTCCATCCGCACCTTCCTCAACACGTCCAGGCCGGACCGGCACACCGTGAAGTTGCCTCTGTCGGTGCTCAACACGCTGGTCTGGCGCGGTCTGCCGACCGTGCGGACCCTCGCGGCGCCCGCCGTCACGGCCTGGATGCACCAGCTGCGCGACACCGATCCCTTCCTGCGCGACGAGTGCCGGGTGATCCTGCTCGGCGAGGTCGCCTCGGTGGCCGTCGAGCACCCGGTGTACGACGCCCTGCCCGAAGTGCCCTACCAGTACAGGGAACTGCTCGGCGCCATCTGGCGCGAGCCCCTCACCCGGTACCTGGCCCCTGGCGAGCGCGCCCGCACGCTTGCCTCGCTCCTGCACACCGACCCGGACGGCAGGACGTTCGTCAGGGAGCTCGTGGAGCGTTCGGGACTGGCCCCGGACGTCTGGCTGCGGCGCCTCTTCGCCGCTCTGCTGCCTCCGCTGCTGCACTTCCTCTACCGCTACGGCACCGTGTTCTCCCCGCACGGAGAGAACGCCATCGTCGTCTTCGATGACGACGACGTACCCGTACGGCTCGCGGTGAAGGACTTCGTAGACGACGTCAACGTCAGCGCCGAGTCGTTGCCGGAGCACGACTTCATGCCGGACGACGTACGGAACGTCCTGCTCACGGAGCAGCCCGGCTTCCTCACCCAGTTCATCCATTCCGGCCTCTTCGTAGGCGTCTTCCGCTACCTCGCACCGCTGTGCCAGGAACAACTGGGCGTCCCGGAGCGCGATTTCTGGTCCTTCGTACGGGCGGAGATCCTCAGGCACCAGGCGCGTGCTCCGGAGATGAAGGAGCGGTACGAGATGTTCGACCTGCTCACCCCGCGGATCGAGCGGCTGTGCCTCAACCGGAACCGGCTCCACCTCGACGGGTACCGCGACCGCCCCGAGCGACCGCACGCCGCCGTGCACGGGACCGTGCCCAATCCTCTCCACCAGCCGTGA
- a CDS encoding diaminobutyrate--2-oxoglutarate transaminase family protein: MAVTEPAPAAVSAAHSATHPAPPATGTPAEHPGAHSAAQEGILRRQSARESAARTYARALPIVPVRARGMTIEGADGRRYLDCLSGAGTLALGHNHPVVLEAIRKVLDSEAPLHVLDLATPVKDDFTTELFRTLPSGLADRARIQFCGPAGTDAVEAALKLVRAATGRTGMLAFTGAYHGMTAGALEASGGAQDVRVARLPYPQDYRCPFGLGGEYGAELSARWTESLLDDTKSGVPAPAGMILEPVQGEGGVLPAPDAWLRRMREITAARGIPLIADEVQTGVGRTGAFWAVEHSGVVPDVMVLSKAIGGSLPLAVVVYRDDLDVWPPGSHAGTFRGNQLAMAAGTATLAYVRENDLTERAAALGARMLAQLRSLAAEHPCIGEVRGRGLMIGVELVDPTRGGAGPAAPAPATPIPAQGKAHASVPSGPDPDAPPRTTRPHPAAPELAATVQRECLRRGLIVELGGRHSSVVRLLPPLTITDEQAAAVLDRLADALAAAARPPHT, encoded by the coding sequence GTGGCCGTGACCGAGCCTGCGCCCGCGGCGGTATCCGCAGCGCACTCCGCGACGCACCCCGCCCCACCCGCCACCGGAACCCCCGCGGAGCACCCCGGCGCGCACTCCGCGGCGCAGGAGGGGATCCTGCGCCGCCAGTCGGCGCGCGAATCGGCGGCGCGCACCTATGCGCGGGCCCTGCCGATCGTGCCGGTACGCGCGCGTGGCATGACGATCGAGGGCGCGGACGGACGCCGCTACCTCGACTGCCTCTCCGGCGCGGGAACCCTGGCCCTCGGCCACAACCACCCCGTGGTGCTCGAAGCCATCAGGAAGGTCCTCGACTCGGAGGCTCCCCTGCACGTCCTCGACCTGGCCACCCCCGTCAAGGACGACTTCACCACGGAGCTCTTCCGCACCCTGCCGAGCGGCCTGGCCGACCGGGCGCGCATCCAGTTCTGCGGCCCGGCGGGCACGGACGCGGTGGAGGCGGCCCTGAAACTGGTCCGCGCGGCCACCGGCCGCACCGGCATGCTGGCCTTCACCGGCGCCTACCACGGGATGACGGCAGGGGCCCTCGAAGCCTCCGGCGGCGCACAGGACGTACGCGTCGCGCGCCTGCCCTACCCGCAGGACTACCGCTGCCCGTTCGGCCTCGGCGGCGAGTACGGCGCCGAACTCTCCGCCCGGTGGACCGAGAGCCTCCTCGACGACACCAAATCGGGCGTACCCGCACCGGCCGGCATGATCCTCGAACCCGTCCAGGGCGAAGGCGGCGTCCTTCCGGCGCCCGACGCCTGGCTCCGCAGGATGCGCGAGATCACCGCGGCGCGCGGCATCCCGCTCATCGCCGACGAGGTACAGACCGGCGTCGGCCGCACCGGAGCCTTCTGGGCCGTCGAGCACAGCGGCGTCGTCCCGGACGTGATGGTGCTGTCCAAGGCGATCGGCGGCAGCCTCCCGCTGGCCGTCGTGGTCTACCGCGACGACCTGGACGTCTGGCCGCCCGGCTCCCACGCCGGAACCTTCCGCGGCAACCAGCTCGCGATGGCCGCGGGCACGGCGACCCTCGCCTACGTCCGGGAGAACGACCTCACCGAACGCGCCGCCGCCCTCGGCGCCCGCATGCTCGCCCAACTGCGCTCCCTGGCCGCCGAACACCCCTGCATCGGCGAGGTCCGCGGCCGGGGCCTGATGATCGGCGTCGAACTCGTGGACCCGACGAGGGGAGGAGCGGGCCCGGCAGCACCGGCACCGGCCACCCCGATCCCCGCACAGGGCAAGGCGCACGCCTCGGTTCCGAGCGGACCCGACCCGGACGCTCCGCCACGCACCACCCGACCCCACCCGGCAGCCCCCGAACTGGCCGCCACCGTGCAGCGCGAGTGCCTGCGCCGCGGACTCATCGTCGAGCTCGGCGGCCGTCACTCCAGCGTCGTACGACTCCTTCCTCCTCTCACCATCACCGACGAACAGGCAGCCGCAGTTCTCGACCGCCTGGCCGACGCGCTGGCCGCCGCGGCACGCCCGCCCCACACATAG
- a CDS encoding GNAT family N-acetyltransferase, with protein MPPTDASTDAGTESAPAGADSTDTLDLRLPDELIGLLADTDARAARTGPLGSEGAVADDLLDGVAQWGPATTTAGVFQLVPVRLERDLTLISRWMNDPAVAAFWELAGPETVTESHLRPQLDGDGRSVPCLGVLEGTPVSYWEIYRADLDPLARHYPARPHDTGIHLLIGGVANRGRGLGTSLLRAVADLVLDHRPACARVVAEPDLRNTPSVSAFLSAGFRFSAEVELPDKRAALMVRDRALRAVL; from the coding sequence GTGCCTCCCACCGACGCGAGCACCGACGCCGGAACCGAATCCGCACCAGCGGGTGCCGACAGCACCGACACCCTCGACCTGCGGCTGCCCGACGAGCTCATCGGTCTGCTGGCCGACACCGATGCACGAGCCGCGCGGACCGGCCCCCTCGGCAGCGAGGGGGCCGTCGCGGACGATCTCCTCGACGGCGTCGCCCAATGGGGCCCTGCCACGACGACGGCCGGGGTCTTCCAACTCGTGCCCGTCCGGCTGGAACGCGACCTCACCCTGATCAGTCGGTGGATGAACGACCCCGCCGTGGCGGCCTTCTGGGAACTCGCGGGACCCGAGACCGTCACGGAATCCCATCTGCGTCCCCAACTCGACGGCGATGGACGCAGCGTCCCCTGCCTGGGCGTGCTCGAAGGCACACCGGTGAGCTACTGGGAGATCTACCGGGCCGACCTCGATCCGCTGGCCCGGCACTATCCCGCGCGTCCGCACGACACCGGAATCCACCTCCTGATCGGTGGTGTCGCCAACCGCGGCCGCGGGCTCGGTACTTCGCTGCTGAGAGCCGTGGCCGACCTGGTGCTCGACCATCGCCCCGCGTGCGCACGTGTCGTAGCAGAACCCGACCTCCGCAACACCCCCTCCGTCTCCGCATTCCTGAGCGCAGGCTTCCGCTTCTCTGCCGAAGTGGAGCTGCCCGACAAGCGAGCCGCGCTCATGGTCCGTGACCGGGCCCTGCGCGCCGTGCTCTGA
- a CDS encoding trypsin-like serine peptidase: MRSTRAPFARRRGRGVALAATGLAATLALTATACGPSEDKAADKPDAAASQGADGGSDSGSRLPGDIADKLKDHGIDLDEWKKGGWKKNWEDGEWLREAKDFVNPVIEGLWKPERMKDAKDPNKTIAAKDASADQGATDPEPRPVQAKPEKTPYHENAAPVGKIFFDSPEGSMVCSGTVVKDPRNPGKSNLVWTAGHCVHAGKNGGWYRNITFVPSYNDLGKSEAELGNATPQEVAPYGQYWADWVSTSNEWINEGGPTGGAGATYDYAVLHVKPEQGGKSLEETVGNALDVDFSTPSTQTVSSMGAWGYPAAPPYNGLMMHKCVDKPGRLSLSPSLPTMYRIGCTMTGGSSGGGWFRVVGDKTKLVSNTSIGPAANTWLAGPQLGKGAEQVYDMMSKKYGSQ, translated from the coding sequence ATGCGTTCCACTCGTGCGCCCTTCGCGCGCCGCCGTGGACGGGGCGTCGCACTCGCCGCCACCGGCCTCGCCGCGACCCTGGCGCTCACCGCCACGGCCTGCGGCCCGAGCGAGGACAAGGCGGCTGACAAGCCGGACGCCGCCGCGTCGCAGGGAGCCGACGGCGGCTCCGACTCCGGCTCCCGGCTGCCCGGCGACATCGCCGACAAGCTCAAGGACCACGGCATCGACCTGGACGAGTGGAAGAAGGGTGGCTGGAAGAAGAACTGGGAAGACGGCGAGTGGCTTCGCGAAGCCAAGGACTTCGTCAATCCGGTCATCGAGGGGCTCTGGAAGCCCGAGCGGATGAAGGACGCCAAGGACCCGAACAAGACGATCGCCGCGAAGGACGCGAGCGCCGACCAGGGCGCGACCGACCCGGAGCCGAGGCCGGTCCAGGCCAAGCCCGAGAAGACGCCGTACCACGAGAACGCCGCCCCGGTGGGCAAGATCTTCTTCGACTCCCCCGAGGGTTCGATGGTCTGCTCCGGCACCGTCGTGAAGGACCCCCGCAACCCGGGCAAGTCCAACCTCGTGTGGACCGCGGGCCACTGCGTGCACGCCGGTAAGAACGGCGGCTGGTACCGCAACATCACCTTCGTGCCCTCGTACAACGACCTGGGCAAGTCCGAGGCCGAGCTGGGCAACGCGACCCCGCAGGAAGTCGCCCCCTACGGTCAGTACTGGGCCGACTGGGTCTCGACCTCCAACGAGTGGATCAACGAGGGCGGCCCGACGGGCGGCGCGGGCGCGACGTACGACTACGCCGTGCTGCACGTGAAGCCCGAGCAGGGCGGCAAGTCGCTGGAGGAGACCGTCGGCAACGCGCTCGACGTCGACTTCTCGACCCCCTCGACGCAGACCGTGAGCTCGATGGGCGCCTGGGGCTACCCGGCCGCCCCGCCGTACAACGGTCTGATGATGCACAAGTGCGTCGACAAGCCGGGCCGTCTCTCCCTGTCGCCGTCGCTGCCGACGATGTACCGCATCGGCTGCACGATGACCGGCGGTTCGTCCGGCGGCGGCTGGTTCCGGGTCGTGGGCGACAAGACCAAGCTCGTGTCCAACACCTCGATCGGCCCGGCCGCCAACACCTGGCTGGCGGGACCGCAGCTGGGCAAGGGTGCCGAGCAGGTCTACGACATGATGAGCAAGAAGTACGGCTCGCAGTAG
- the hflX gene encoding GTPase HflX, which produces MTSSSSPSQDAQSFAQNYPEGLRADALMEEDVAWSHEIDGDRDGDQFDRSERAALRRVAGLSTELEDVTEVEYRQLRLERVVLVGVWTSGTVQDAENSVAELAALAETAGALVLDGVIQRRDKPDPATYIGSGKALELRDIVLETGADTVVCDGELSPGQLIHLEDVVKVKVVDRTALILDIFAQHAKSREGKAQVALAQMQYMLPRLRGWGQSLSRQMGGGGGGGMATRGPGETKIETDRRRIREKMAKMRREIAEMKTGRDIKRQERRRNKVPSVAIAGYTNAGKSSLLNRLTGAGVLVENALFATLDPTVRRAETPSGRLYTLADTVGFVRHLPHHLVEAFRSTMEEVGESDLILHVVDGSHPVPEEQLAAVREVIRDVGATDVPEIVVVNKADAADPLVLQRLLRNEKHAIVVSARTGAGIEELLALIDTELPRPEVEIEALVPYTHGQLISRAHAEGEVLSEEHTAEGTVLKARVHEELAAELAPYVPVTR; this is translated from the coding sequence ATGACCTCCTCTTCTTCCCCTTCCCAGGACGCACAGAGCTTCGCGCAGAACTACCCCGAAGGTCTTCGGGCCGATGCCCTGATGGAAGAGGACGTCGCCTGGAGCCACGAGATCGACGGAGACCGGGACGGCGACCAGTTCGACCGCTCCGAGCGCGCGGCCCTGCGCCGCGTCGCGGGCCTCTCCACCGAGCTCGAGGACGTCACCGAAGTCGAGTACCGACAGCTCCGTCTGGAGCGCGTGGTGCTCGTCGGCGTGTGGACCTCCGGGACGGTCCAGGATGCGGAGAACTCCGTCGCCGAGCTGGCCGCCCTCGCGGAGACCGCGGGTGCGCTCGTGCTCGACGGCGTCATCCAGCGTCGCGACAAGCCGGACCCGGCGACCTACATCGGCTCCGGCAAGGCCCTCGAGCTGCGCGACATCGTCCTCGAAACCGGTGCCGACACCGTCGTGTGTGACGGTGAGCTCAGCCCGGGCCAGCTGATCCACCTCGAAGACGTCGTCAAGGTCAAGGTGGTCGACAGGACTGCCCTGATCCTCGACATCTTCGCCCAGCACGCCAAGTCCCGAGAGGGCAAGGCGCAGGTCGCGCTCGCGCAGATGCAGTACATGCTGCCGAGGCTCCGTGGCTGGGGTCAGTCGCTCTCCCGGCAGATGGGTGGCGGCGGCGGTGGCGGCATGGCCACCCGTGGTCCCGGTGAGACCAAGATCGAGACGGACCGGCGACGGATCCGCGAGAAGATGGCGAAGATGCGCCGGGAGATCGCGGAGATGAAGACGGGCCGCGACATCAAGCGGCAGGAGCGCCGACGCAACAAGGTGCCCTCGGTCGCGATCGCCGGTTACACCAACGCGGGCAAGTCCTCCCTGCTCAACCGACTCACGGGCGCGGGCGTCCTGGTGGAGAACGCGCTGTTCGCCACCCTCGACCCGACCGTGCGCCGGGCCGAGACGCCGAGCGGTCGGCTCTACACCCTTGCCGACACCGTCGGGTTCGTGCGGCATCTGCCGCACCACCTCGTCGAGGCGTTCCGCTCCACCATGGAGGAGGTCGGCGAATCCGACCTGATCCTGCACGTGGTGGACGGCTCGCACCCGGTGCCGGAGGAGCAGCTGGCCGCCGTGCGCGAGGTGATCAGGGACGTGGGCGCCACCGACGTACCCGAGATCGTGGTGGTCAACAAGGCGGACGCGGCGGACCCGCTGGTCCTCCAGCGACTGCTGCGCAACGAGAAGCACGCGATCGTGGTCTCCGCGCGGACAGGTGCCGGTATCGAGGAGCTCCTCGCGCTCATCGACACCGAACTGCCGCGCCCCGAGGTCGAGATCGAGGCCCTCGTTCCGTACACGCACGGCCAGCTCATCTCGCGGGCGCACGCCGAGGGCGAGGTGCTCTCCGAGGAGCACACCGCCGAGGGCACGGTGCTCAAGGCGCGGGTGCACGAGGAGCTTGCCGCGGAGCTCGCTCCGTACGTGCCGGTGACGCGCTGA
- a CDS encoding IucA/IucC family protein, with translation MNATPASEGRPHHHASGACGTQSSLVADSSTVPRQKGGGQEAERLHGISIDLLEHPDAHTAAQAAAVENLLRCWVRENNLPAPDQGALRIPLAASGTALLVPVHYWSATGWHRFGLPYLADGPDSAPPVDAVTVAALLGRETARRGAEFPTPQTAESPEPKPTADQAEVAADHAETAVDQAEATPDQPEAMAAPPADADADGTAKNIGLVDKVDGADLVGRVADSVRRTAEFIADRRDSPGDEPDLFLAAEQSLLLGHPLHPTPKSREGLSDTESRLYSPELRGAFPLHWLAVDRSVLAMDSAWTERGRALPADQLTARLAGPELPLPDGRVALPVHPWQIRELRHRPAAADLLDAGLLQDLGPHGAPWYPTSSVRTLYRSGAAAMLKLSLGLRITNSRRENLRKELHRGVEVHRLLRSGLAEQWQAAHPGFDVVRDPAWLAVTGPDGAPVLGLDVMIRHNPFGPGDDATCIAGLVSPRPSTREAEHGRRPMRSRLGETITRLAGRTGRPRGAVATEWFLRYLETVVRPVLWLDSEAGVALEAHQQNTLLLLDIDGWPVGGRYRDNQGYYFRESRRAELDRRLPGIGQDSDTFVSDEVTDERFAYYLGINNVLGLIGALGVERLADERLLLAAFRRFLGDVASGPDRLRTSLPATLLDSPVLRCKANLLTRLHGLDELVGPVDTQSVYVSIANPLHS, from the coding sequence TTGAACGCCACCCCCGCATCCGAAGGCCGACCCCACCACCACGCCTCAGGCGCGTGCGGTACGCAATCCTCACTGGTGGCGGATTCCAGTACGGTCCCCCGGCAGAAGGGTGGCGGCCAGGAGGCCGAGCGCCTGCACGGCATCTCCATCGACCTGCTGGAGCACCCCGACGCGCACACCGCCGCGCAGGCGGCGGCCGTCGAGAACCTGCTGCGCTGCTGGGTCAGGGAGAACAACCTCCCCGCGCCGGACCAGGGCGCCCTGCGCATCCCGCTGGCCGCGAGCGGCACGGCCCTGCTGGTCCCCGTCCACTACTGGTCGGCAACCGGCTGGCACCGCTTCGGCCTCCCGTACCTGGCGGACGGCCCTGACAGCGCGCCTCCTGTCGACGCCGTCACCGTCGCCGCGCTCCTCGGCCGGGAGACCGCTCGCCGTGGTGCGGAGTTCCCGACGCCCCAGACCGCGGAGTCGCCCGAACCGAAGCCGACAGCTGACCAGGCCGAGGTCGCGGCTGACCACGCCGAGACCGCGGTTGACCAGGCCGAGGCCACGCCCGACCAGCCCGAGGCCATGGCTGCCCCACCTGCGGACGCAGACGCCGACGGGACCGCCAAGAACATCGGCCTGGTCGACAAGGTCGACGGCGCCGACCTCGTCGGCCGGGTCGCGGACTCCGTACGCCGCACCGCGGAGTTCATCGCCGACCGCCGCGACAGCCCCGGCGATGAGCCCGACCTCTTCCTCGCCGCCGAACAGTCCCTGCTCCTCGGTCACCCCCTCCATCCGACCCCCAAGAGCCGCGAGGGCCTGTCCGACACCGAATCCCGCCTCTACTCACCGGAGTTGCGCGGCGCCTTCCCGCTGCACTGGCTGGCGGTCGACCGGTCCGTGCTCGCCATGGACTCGGCCTGGACCGAGCGCGGCCGCGCCCTTCCCGCCGACCAGCTCACCGCCCGCCTCGCCGGACCGGAACTGCCGTTGCCTGACGGCCGCGTGGCCCTGCCCGTGCATCCCTGGCAGATCCGGGAACTGCGGCACCGTCCCGCGGCCGCCGACCTCCTGGACGCCGGACTCCTCCAGGACCTCGGTCCTCACGGCGCCCCGTGGTACCCCACCTCCTCCGTGCGCACCCTCTACCGCTCGGGCGCCGCAGCCATGTTGAAGCTCTCGCTCGGCCTGCGCATCACCAACTCCCGTCGTGAGAACCTCCGTAAGGAACTCCACCGCGGCGTCGAGGTCCACCGGCTGCTGCGCAGCGGCCTCGCCGAGCAGTGGCAGGCCGCCCACCCGGGCTTCGACGTGGTCCGCGACCCCGCCTGGCTCGCCGTCACGGGCCCCGACGGCGCGCCCGTCCTCGGGCTCGACGTCATGATCAGGCACAACCCCTTCGGTCCCGGCGACGATGCCACCTGCATCGCCGGACTCGTGTCGCCCAGGCCCTCGACACGGGAGGCGGAGCACGGTCGCCGCCCGATGCGCTCCCGGCTCGGCGAGACCATCACGCGGCTCGCCGGACGAACGGGCCGCCCCCGGGGCGCCGTGGCCACCGAGTGGTTCCTGCGCTACCTCGAGACCGTCGTCCGCCCCGTGCTGTGGCTGGACAGCGAGGCGGGCGTCGCCCTGGAGGCACACCAGCAGAACACGCTCCTTCTCCTTGACATCGACGGCTGGCCGGTAGGCGGCCGCTACCGGGACAACCAGGGCTACTACTTCCGCGAGTCCCGGCGCGCCGAACTCGACCGGCGGCTCCCCGGCATCGGGCAGGACAGCGACACGTTCGTCTCCGACGAGGTGACGGACGAGCGCTTCGCCTACTACCTCGGCATCAACAACGTACTCGGCCTCATCGGAGCTCTCGGCGTCGAACGACTCGCGGACGAAAGGCTGTTGCTCGCGGCCTTCCGCCGCTTCCTCGGCGACGTCGCGTCCGGCCCCGACAGGCTGCGCACCTCGCTGCCCGCGACGCTGCTCGACTCACCCGTGCTGCGGTGCAAGGCCAACCTGCTGACCCGACTGCACGGCCTCGACGAGCTCGTCGGCCCGGTCGACACCCAGTCCGTCTATGTCTCCATCGCCAACCCCCTTCATTCCTGA
- a CDS encoding trypsin-like serine peptidase: MRPIRPLSTARSGRNTRSRTSPVAAAVALGAALVLTATACGPGDDNAGGDSSASQPGDGGGDGKVTIPDGLKDKLKDHGIDLDEWKNGGWKKNWDKDKWLREAGEFINPIIKDLWDPERMRDADKNPDRGVDDNDISGDQGVTDPTPQPVKAAAVKTPYHDQVAESGKLFFDGPDGSMVCSATVVKDPARPGKSNMVWTAGHCVHAGAKGGWYRNMVFVPSYNNSGKSVEELQNAPKEEVAPYGVWWGDWAQTSDQWIEQGGPTGGKGAPYDFAVIHVTPEKGGDGKSLEETVGSALPVDFNAPAVPQIDGMTATGYPAAPPFDGQKMFQCADKPGRLSLSKPDPTMYRIGCTMTGGSSGGGWVAEGQDGKPALVSNTSIGPVTAGWLAGPRLGKEAKGIYGAVSKKFAGQ, encoded by the coding sequence ATGCGACCCATACGTCCGCTCTCGACCGCGCGCAGCGGGAGGAACACGCGTTCCAGAACCTCCCCCGTGGCGGCCGCTGTGGCGCTCGGCGCGGCGCTCGTGCTGACCGCCACCGCCTGCGGCCCCGGCGACGACAACGCCGGTGGCGACTCGTCCGCCTCGCAGCCCGGCGACGGTGGCGGCGACGGCAAGGTCACGATCCCGGACGGTCTGAAGGACAAGCTCAAGGACCACGGCATCGACCTGGACGAGTGGAAGAACGGCGGCTGGAAGAAGAACTGGGACAAGGACAAGTGGCTCCGCGAGGCGGGTGAGTTCATCAACCCGATCATCAAGGACCTGTGGGACCCGGAGCGCATGCGGGACGCCGACAAGAACCCCGACCGCGGGGTCGACGACAACGACATCTCCGGTGACCAGGGCGTCACCGACCCGACGCCGCAGCCCGTGAAGGCGGCCGCCGTCAAGACGCCGTACCACGACCAGGTCGCCGAGTCCGGCAAGCTCTTCTTCGACGGTCCGGACGGCTCGATGGTCTGCTCCGCGACCGTCGTCAAGGACCCGGCCCGCCCCGGCAAGTCCAACATGGTGTGGACCGCTGGCCACTGCGTGCACGCGGGCGCCAAGGGCGGCTGGTACCGCAACATGGTCTTCGTCCCCTCGTACAACAACAGCGGCAAGTCGGTCGAGGAGCTCCAGAACGCCCCCAAGGAAGAGGTCGCTCCGTACGGCGTCTGGTGGGGCGACTGGGCGCAGACCTCTGACCAGTGGATCGAGCAGGGTGGCCCGACGGGCGGCAAGGGTGCCCCGTACGACTTCGCGGTCATCCACGTGACGCCCGAGAAGGGCGGTGACGGCAAGTCCCTCGAGGAGACGGTCGGTTCGGCCCTGCCGGTGGACTTCAACGCTCCCGCGGTGCCGCAGATCGACGGCATGACGGCGACCGGCTACCCGGCAGCGCCCCCGTTCGACGGCCAGAAGATGTTCCAGTGCGCCGACAAGCCCGGCCGGCTCTCGCTCAGCAAGCCCGACCCGACGATGTACCGCATCGGCTGCACCATGACCGGCGGTTCGTCCGGCGGCGGCTGGGTCGCCGAGGGCCAGGACGGCAAGCCCGCGCTGGTGTCGAACACCTCCATCGGCCCGGTGACGGCGGGCTGGCTCGCCGGTCCGCGCCTGGGCAAGGAGGCCAAGGGCATCTACGGCGCGGTCAGCAAGAAGTTCGCCGGCCAGTAG